The Mastomys coucha isolate ucsf_1 unplaced genomic scaffold, UCSF_Mcou_1 pScaffold14, whole genome shotgun sequence genome window below encodes:
- the Gja10 gene encoding gap junction alpha-10 protein: MGDWNLLGGILEEVHSHSTIVGKIWLTILFIFRMLVLGVAAEDVWDDEQSSFACNTQQPGCNNICYDDAFPISLIRFWVLQIIFVSSPSLVYMGHALYRLRDFEKQRQKKKLYLRAQMENPELDLEEQQRVERELRKLEERKRIHKVPLKGCLLRTYVLHILTRSVLEVGFMIGQYILYGFQMHPIYKCTQSPCPNAVDCFVSRPTEKTIFMLFMHSIAAISLLLNILEIFHLGIRKIMRALDGKSSSGNTENETGPPFHSTNYSGAQQCMVCSSLPERISLLQPNNKQQVIRVNIPRSKSMWQIPHPRQLEVDVSCGKRDWAEKVESSGQLHVHSPCPHDRSARIQHPGQQPCHCFFGPKNAMSHSCLGTMTASQYRPSSALETWERSQVPEVSERPLTDRQSHFQGSDGSARESGVWTDRLGPGSRKASFLSRLMSEKGQRHSDSGSSRSLNSSCLDFPHGEDSPSPLPSTTGHRASMVSKSSYADSPPHSSPFIVHGTYGYEY; this comes from the coding sequence ATGGGAGATTGGAATTTATTGGGTGGCATCCTAGAGGAAGTCCACTCCCACTCCACTATAGTGGGCAAAATCTGGCTGACTATCCTCTTCATCTTCCGAATGCTGGTACTTGGTGTCGCTGCTGAGGATGTCTGGGATGATGAACAGTCCTCCTTTGCCTGCAACACCCAGCAGCCCGGCTGCAACAATATCTGTTATGACGATGCTTTCCCCATCTCTCTGATCAGGTTCTGGGTTTTGCAGATCATCTTTGTGTCTTCCCCTTCTTTGGTGTATATGGGCCATGCCCTTTATAGACTCAGGGACTttgagaagcaaaggcagaagAAGAAGTTATACCTTAGAGCCCAGATGGAGAATCCAGAGCTTGACTTGGAGGAGCAACAAAGGGTAGAGAGGGAGCTGAGGAAACTCGAGGAGCGGAAGAGGATTCATAAAGTCCCTCTGAAAGGATGTCTACTGCGCACATATGTCTTACACATCTTGACCAGATCTGTACTAGAAGTAGGGTTCATGATAGGCCAATATATTCTCTATGGGTTTCAAATGCACCCCATTTACAAGTGCACCCAGTCCCCTTGCCCCAATGCCGTGGACTGCTTTGTATCTAGGCCCACAGAGAAGACCATTTTCATGCTCTTTATGCACAGCATTGCGGCCATCTCCTTGTTACTCAATATCCTGGAAATATTTCATCTTGGCATCAGAAAAATCATGAGGGCACTCGATGGCAAATCCAGCAGTGGGAACACTGAGAATGAAACAGGCCCCCCATTCCACTCAACAAACTACTCAGGGGCCCAGCAGTGTATGGTCTGTTCTTCTTTACCTGAAAGAATCTCTCTACTTCAACCCAACAATAAACAGCAAGTCATCCGAGTCAATATACCAAGGTCTAAAAGCATGTGGCAAATTCCACATCCCAGGCAGCTTGAGGTAGATGTTTCCTGTGGCAAAAGAGACTGGGCTGAGAAAGTTGAGAGCAGTGGACAGCTCCACGTCCATAGCCCATGTCCACATGACCGCAGTGCCAGAATTCAGCACCCTGGACAGCAACCGTGCCATTGCTTCTTTGGCCCCAAGAATGCAATGTCTCACTCCTGTTTGGGTACAATGACAGCTTCTCAATACCGTCCATCATCTGCGTTAGAAACCTGGGAGCGATCCCAGGTCCCAGAAGTTTCAGAGAGGCCTCTCACAGATCGCCAGAGTCATTTCCAAGGCAGTGACGGCAGTGCAAGAGAGAGTGGGGTTTGGACAGACAGATTAGGCCCAGGTAGTCGCAAGGCCAGCTTTCTATCGAGGCTGATGTCAGAAAAGGGACAACGGCATAGTGACTCAGGAAGCTCGCGGTCTCTGAATAGCTCCTGCTTGGATTTTCCACATGGGGAAGACAGTCCATCACCTCTGCCGTCCACCACTGGGCACAGAGCATCTATGGTAAGTAAAAGCAGCTATGCTGATTCACCTCCTCATTCTTCTCCTTTCATCGTACATGGGACATATGGATATGAGTATTAA